Proteins found in one Triticum urartu cultivar G1812 chromosome 4, Tu2.1, whole genome shotgun sequence genomic segment:
- the LOC125552032 gene encoding uncharacterized protein YKR070W-like gives MRGFRSALALARAAARTRAELQGTRGRRLSHCAAAPARPSFGIAFDIDGVILRGRSPIGGSPQAIRRLYSDDGTLKIPFLFLTNGGGVPEHKRALELSDLLGVNISPAQVVHGHSPYRDLVKRFEDDLIVAVGKGEPASVMAEYGFRKVLSIDDYSSHFKEIDPLAPFKKWKVGQPDCKDFMSEKMHPPYDVYQERVKGVFVVSDPVDWGRDLQVLCDILSTGGLPGNGKGDQPPLYFSADDLEYQAAFPSERLGMGAFRIALESIFNQVNDVPLKYTSYGKPNPFVFKNAANILEKIVMDMYPNSQPRNEVQDHQFSTIYMIGDNPKVDINGVLKAGPPWSSVLTRTGVFRGNDNDPKFPADLVVDTVDDAISCILEKECIR, from the exons ATGAGGGGCTTCCGCTCCGCTCTCGCTCTCGCTCGCGCGGCGGCGCGGACGCGGGCGGAGCTCCAGGGCACGCGCGGCCGCCGACTGTCCCACTGCGCCGCGGCGCCGGCGAGGCCTTCCTTCGGCATCGCCTTCGACATCGACGGGGTCATCCTGCGCGGCCGTAGCCCTATCGGGGGCTCGCCGCAGGCCATCCGACGCCTCTACTCCGACGATG GTACCCTGAAGATTCCTTTTCTGTTCTTAACCAATG GAGGTGGTGTTCCAGAGCATAAACGAGCCCTAGAATTAAGTGACCTTTTGGGAGTTAACATCTCTCCAGCACAG GTTGTGCATGGCCATTCTCCTTACAGAGATCTGGTGAAGCG TTTTGAAGATGATCTTATCGTTGCTGTTGGAAAAGGAGAGCCTGCATCAGTGATGGCCGAGTATGGGTTTAG AAAGGTTCTGTCCATAGATGACTATTCATCACATTTTAAGGAAATTGACCCCCTAGCTCCTTTCAAGAAATGGAAAGTGGGACAACCAGACTGTAAAGACTTTATGTCTGAGAAAATGCATCCACCATATGATGTTTACCAGGAGAGAGTTAAAGGAGTGTTTGTTGTCAGTGACCCTGTTGATTGGGGTAGAGATCTACAG GTACTTTGTGACATCTTGTCAACTGGTGGACTTCCTGGAAATGGAAAAGGAGATCAACCTCCTTTATATTTTTCGGCTGATGATCTTGAATATCAG GCTGCATTTCCTTCTGAGCGGCTTGGGATGGGTGCCTTCCGGATAGCACTCGAAAGCATCTTCAATCA AGTTAATGATGTTCCACTGAAGTATACATCTTATGGGAAGCCTAATCCATTTGTGTTCAAGAATGCAGCTAATATACTAGAAAAAATTGTTATGGATATGTATCCAAATTCACAGCCGAGGAATGAAGTACAAGACCATCAGTTCTCTACTATCTACATGATCGGTGATAATCCTAAAGTTGATATCAATGGAGTTTTGAAG GCTGGCCCCCCTTGGTCGTCCGTCCTTACTAGGACTGGTGTTTTTAGGGGAAATGATAATGATCCAAAGTTTCCTGCTGATTTG GTTGTTGATACTGTTGACGATGCTATCAGCTGTATTTTGGAAAAGGAATGTATACGGTGA
- the LOC125552033 gene encoding thioredoxin-like protein AAED1, chloroplastic: MPAHALLTVPHATAGPRLAAPLFTPAATGPSLCRANCRPVSLTNQQQRLRHLHPAAAATKPGAIGSAAEAAAAPAEGLVRSLQGVEVFDLNGKALPVADLWKDRKAVVAFARHFGCVLCRKRADLLAAKQEAMEAAGVSPVLIGPGTVEQAKAFSDQTKFKGEVYADPDYSSYKALEFANGLFSTFTPSAGLKIIQLYREGYRQDWELSFEKNTRTKGGWYQGGLLVAGPGIDNISYIHKDKEAGDDPEMEDVLTACCS, translated from the exons ATGCCCGCGCACGCGCTGCTCACCGTGCCGCACGCGACCGCCGGCCCGCGACTGGCCGCACCGCTTTTCACCCCGGCCGCGACCGGGCCGAGCCTCTGCCGCGCGAACTGCCGGCCCGTCTCCCTCACCAACCAGCAGCAACGGCTGCGCCACCTTCACCCTGCCGCTGCGGCCACCAAGCCCGGAGCCATAG GGAGCGCCGCGGAGGCTGCTGCGGCGCCGGCGGAGGGGCTCGTGAGGTCGCTGCAGGGGGTGGAGGTGTTCGACCTGAACGGGAAGGCGCTGCCCGTCGCTGATCTGTGGAAGGATAGGAAGGCCGTGGTTGCGTTCGCCCGCCATTTCGG GTGTGTGCTATGCCGAAAGAGGGCCGACCTTCTGGCGGCTAAGCAG GAGGCAATGGAGGCTGCAGGAGTTTCTCCTGTTTTAATCGGACCAGGTACTGTTGAACAG GCAAAGGCGTTTTCTGATCAAACAAAATTCAAAGGAG AAGTATATGCCGATCCAGATTACTCATCATATAAGGCTCTGGAATTTGCCAATGGCTTATTCTCAACATTCACTCCATCG GCGGGTCTGAAGATTATACAACTGTACAGGGAAGGATACAGGCAGGACTGGGAACTATCATTTGAAAAGAACACCAGGACAAAAGGCGGATG GTATCAAGGGGGGCTCCTTGTTGCAGGCCCAGGCATCGACAACATCTCCTACATCCACAAG GACAAAGAAGCTGGAGATGACCCTGAAATGGAGGATGTTTTGACAGCTTGTTGTTCCTAG
- the LOC125552035 gene encoding probable linoleate 9S-lipoxygenase 4, with translation MSEMLLLHGLTGKNKQAWKEGKFRGTAVLVKSGMLDLGDFNSSVLDGVHKILDGQGRWRLLPSRQRHHTQPSEMKSTMAGESVFPGHV, from the exons ATGTCGGAGATGCTGCTGCTGCACGGGCTGACGGGGAAGAACAAGCAGGCGTGGAAGGAGGGCAAGTTCCGCGGCACGGCGGTGCTGGTCAAGAGCGGCATGCTCGACCTCGGCGACTTCAACTCATCCGTCCTCGACGGCGTCCACAAGATCCTCGACGGCCAAGGACGATGGCGTCTCCTTCCATCTCGTCAGCGCCACCACACCCAACCCTC GGAGATGAAATCAACGATGGCAGGGGAGTCAGTTTTTCCGGGTCACGTTTGA